One Planctomycetaceae bacterium genomic window, TAACGGCACCGTCGCGCAGACCCCGAATCGGATAAGAACGGTAGATCCCTTTGAACGTCTTCCAGAGATCTGTCGTCGCGGTACCAGAGGCGTCAGCAATCTTCAGGAACTCAGTCGCCTGTCCTTCGGGAGTCAGCTTCAGTGGCCATGGCTGGTCGGACCGCTGAGTCAGCTGCAACTCGGGCAGCATTCGGTTCAACAGCACTGGATAGAGTACGGCAATGTTGCGGTACGCTTCTGCATCCTTGGCCATTCGGGGCGTGTAAATGTCACCCGCAACCAGAACCATTCCGCCAGAATGTTCGGCAACCCATCGATTCAGATACTGCTGCTGTTCTCCTGACAGGCGACTCCAGTCCGGATCGAAAGCAACAATCACGTCGTACTCAAATAACTGTGCTTCTGTCGAAGGAAACTGGGTGAGCGTGTTGGCTGCTTCCTGCGTGACGAATTCTGCATCGTCCACAGTCACGGTCTGCAGCCACACATCCGATTCAATTCCGCTGTGTCGAAACAACGTGTTACGTACAAACTGATAGTCACGCATCGGGCCACTGGAAATCAGCAGGACCCGGATTTTCCTGTCAGTGACCTCGACTTCGCGACGACGTTCGTTGTCATCGAGGGTCATTTCAGTCACCACCACGCCACCAGTCGAATCACTGCTCACTTCTGTCCGCGCGACAAATTCGTATTTGCCGGGCACTGGCAACTGCTGGGTAAAACGAAGCGAGACAGGTATTTTCTCGTCGGCGATTGTCACAGAGGCTTCGTCAACCTGCTTTCGATCCTTACCATCACTTCCGGCCGACTGCTGAAACAGACGCACAAGAACCTGCTGATTCTGAATACCGGTGCCCTGTACGACAACGTTGATGTCAAATGGATCTCCCTTGTGAACATCCGCTGGCGACTGCATCCCCGCCAGCCATAAATTGATCTGTGGTCGCTGACTCCCAACTCCCACGGTGATCAACCGCGTCCCACTGCGTTCAGCTCGCACCCGTGCGGGTGATGTGTCAATTCCGGCATTCGAACGACCATCTGTGAGCACAACCACCCCGCTCAGCGTGCGCCCGGAGATCTGGCCAATCAACTGATGCAATGATTCACCCAAACGAGTTTCGCTACCGGTTGCCTGCATCAATTCGGACAGACGTTTCTTCGCCGACTGACTGTCCAGCAACGCCCCTTCTCCGGCCTCAGGCTGCTCGGACAAATCCAGTGTTGTCTTGCCGGGAGTGTCCCGGACGGCTTCTTCACCGGATTCTTCATTTGGTTCCGCATCGGAGATTTGAAGCTGATCGCCGTTTATGTTTGCGACGGGGCCCCGCAACGTGGAATCAAAAGTATATACGGATACCGCATGCGTTCGGGCGAGTTGCCCCAGCAAACCCGATTCAATCAAGGCAGTCGTGACGGCTTCGTTTCGGGACTTCATGCCCTGCGGAACCGCGGCATCTGGCGGGGCCTGATTCCCGGATTGGTCGACATCCATCGCGGGAAATGCCATCGAAGAAGAGGTATCGACCAGAATCCCTACCCGCGATTTTTCAATTCGGGTCACCTGTGTTCGCTGTCGCGGATTCAGGGTAATGGCGACGACAAGAATTAAAACCAGCAATCGCGGAATCAGCAGTCCAAGCCTCCACGGCGTCTTCAGAAACCGCGAATCCCTCCAGGATGTGCGGAAGGCAATCCAGAACAGAACGGAAATCAACCCGCCAAATATCAGGATCCCAGCAGTGGATTCAGGGAGATCGAGTTCCGTGGCCTGAAATGATTGCGTCTCAACCTCCTGCGCTAGTGCGAGGGCCGGACGAAACGCGAACGCAGCAAGCAGGGTGAGCCACCGAAGTGCGGCACCGGAAAATAAGACAGTATTGCGTTTCTGATGCTGCTCTGCTGGCTTCGCATTCCCGAACTGGCCATGGATCGGAGACGGATTTCTCCCTTCAGACTCATGACAACATTGAATGTCTGGAACGCACCTCATCATGTGCCCTCCGGATGATAGCTCATGCGCAGTGCCAGCAACTGTTCGCAGACCAGAATCACCAGCAGCAGACCGAGAAGAATCCAGCGAACTTCACGGCCGGCATCGCCTGCACCAAGTGCATCCGCTGTTTCGCCATCGATCACCTTGACGTGATCCAGCGTCGCCTGACCAGAGAGTTGATCAGCATCCGCCAGCTGCAGATTGCTTTCTGTTGCGGGAGCATTCATGGCCCACCACGTTTCACTGGAATTCCCTTCGCCATCAAATCTTCGGATGCGATAAACCCCCGGGCGATCCGCCTGACGAATCGTGACTGACAGGATTTCTTCTTCACCGGGCTGTGTCGGGGAATCCAGGGAATCAGGTTTTGAATCTGCAGATGGCAGAGTGGCCTGCAACCGAACGAAGGTATCAACGGTGGCATCATCACTGGATTCAGGTTCTGGCAGAAAGACTTCGACGTTCTCTGTAAACTGTGATACCGGCCACTTCAGAACGAGGGGTTCGGCCAGTTCCCGATGCTGGACTCCATCTGCAGGTCGTTGAAGATAGGGGTGCATCAGCAGATGCATAACGACAAAACCAGGAGCAGCGGGGGCAATTGGCCAGTTGCTCCACCGTCGCCCCGCTCCGACAAGAAACGTCAGAATCCGGCCGCGGCCATGCTGGTGTTCGAGGATCGCTGGCTGACCATTCTTCAGGCGAGCCAGCGTCTGCACGCCATCCGCTCGAGAAATGTCATCTGTTTGCCAGTCATCACCTGGCTGAAACCATTTCGAAATCTGAATGAGATCAGCGAATGGACTGTCAGGGATGTTGTACACCGTGAAAATCGGGTGTTGTTCAAAGACAAGCGACTGAAACACAGACGCATTTTGATTTGTGGCCGAAGAAACTTCACCGATACTGCCGAGCGTCAATGGAAACAACTCAACCTTAGGCTCGCGAAGTGAGGTGTTGTACCAATCGATATTGGCCTGCTCGTCCGGAAACCATGCGATGCCTCCACCGCTGTCAACATAGGATGCAAGCAGACGAACGGCATCTGCAGCCAGGTCACGTATGTTTAGCAGGTAAATACAGTCATACGAATTCAGATCCAGGGAGGTCAACGACTGGGACGTTCTTACATCCGCCGTCAGCCCGGTCAGACTTTCGTCTGCACTTAACGCAGCCGCAATATAACCCGCATCTTCCTGCTGGCCATGATCATCGATAATCAGAATGGAACGTCGATCACTGACGTCCACGACTACGTATCGACGGTTGTCTTCGATCAAAGCATCCTCATCCAGCAGCACTTCGACCTGATGACGCCCTTCTGACTGAAAAACAAGATCGTGTGAGACGATCGTTTCTGCTCCAGCCTCAATATCCGGAACCAGAACACTGCCGGGCACAGGCTGACCGTCGATACGGACGATGCCACGCAGCCCGCTGACTTTAGTGGAACCATGATTACGGATCGTGAGATTCATGCGCCACGGAATCCCGCGGGCAATGGCCAAAGAATCCGATGTGATCTGAGACAGGCTGATGTTTGAGTGCCCTGTCGCTGCGACACGAACAATATTCAGGTCGGCCTTGACGGCTTTCAGTGATTCCATAGCCGTCAACACTTCCGGTCGGCCGCTCCAGTCGCGCATACGAAAATCGGTCACAAAGTGCACATGGGGAGAAACTCCGCCATCTGCTCCCAGAATATCACGAGCTGTCTCAAGGGCATATTCGGGCGAAGCCGCCCTCCACGAACACTGCAGATTGCGCAGGCGCGTTGTGAGTT contains:
- a CDS encoding VWA domain-containing protein, whose amino-acid sequence is MSWLAQYFLNPGFVLPGLALASVPVIIHILSRLRYRKVRFAAMEFLLQSDEMNRRRLFIEQLLLLLLRVLAVILICLLLARLVMDPSRLFSLRGASVHHVVIIDDSLSMRDRDGERTVFDEAIAVVERMLADGGTATGTSRVTILLMSEPSRAVISDRTLDGAMLQELTTRLRNLQCSWRAASPEYALETARDILGADGGVSPHVHFVTDFRMRDWSGRPEVLTAMESLKAVKADLNIVRVAATGHSNISLSQITSDSLAIARGIPWRMNLTIRNHGSTKVSGLRGIVRIDGQPVPGSVLVPDIEAGAETIVSHDLVFQSEGRHQVEVLLDEDALIEDNRRYVVVDVSDRRSILIIDDHGQQEDAGYIAAALSADESLTGLTADVRTSQSLTSLDLNSYDCIYLLNIRDLAADAVRLLASYVDSGGGIAWFPDEQANIDWYNTSLREPKVELFPLTLGSIGEVSSATNQNASVFQSLVFEQHPIFTVYNIPDSPFADLIQISKWFQPGDDWQTDDISRADGVQTLARLKNGQPAILEHQHGRGRILTFLVGAGRRWSNWPIAPAAPGFVVMHLLMHPYLQRPADGVQHRELAEPLVLKWPVSQFTENVEVFLPEPESSDDATVDTFVRLQATLPSADSKPDSLDSPTQPGEEEILSVTIRQADRPGVYRIRRFDGEGNSSETWWAMNAPATESNLQLADADQLSGQATLDHVKVIDGETADALGAGDAGREVRWILLGLLLVILVCEQLLALRMSYHPEGT